In Gimesia panareensis, the genomic window CTGCACGCGCTGGCACTCCTGCTCGTAGAGTTCGGGATTAAGCTGCCTCAGGTAATTCGGCGGTTCGATACTGGGAAACTCCCAAGTTACTTCGAACAGCCCCACCAGTGTTGCGGGATAATCGTCGTCGTTGAACAGACTTCCCAGACGCTCCCGGGCTGCCGCTTTCAGGGACAGGTATTGTTCATCCAGTTCCGCAACCGTTTCGGCCAGTTCTTCCGTAAACCGATGCATCTGCTCCTGGAAGGCTGTGAGTGCATCCTGCCGCAATAAGCGGATGCCCGGTTCCGGGAAAGGAAGACTAACCGAGGTCCAGTATTTGCGTACCTGATTGCGGACGGCACTCACGGCCCGAAAGCGGGGATGCCCCGTATCTAGCAGCTTCTTACCGGCACTCAGGAACGCACCTTCCGCCCCAAACGATTCGGCAGCCTGGGCCTTCTGGTCGCGTGTGAGCGACTTCCGGGTCCCGAACCATTCAAAACTGACCCGCGTGGCACACATCGTTGCCCTGAGACGGTCGATGGGATCGTGGCGGGTTTCCACTTCTTCTTCAATCGTAGCCATAGTTGTCGTTTCTCCTTGATTAGAGTCAGGTTTAGTTTCTACGGGGATCACGGGAGAGCTTTCGTTGTGCACGGGCTCCCGATCGTTCTCCGTGCACAAAGACGCCCGGTTGTTCTGCAGACAGGCAACGATTGCTGGCCCAGCGTCTGAGTCGGGCCACCGATTCCGCAGCTGTGATCGCCACGGGGACCACGTTTTCTGCAGCCTGGGTTAACGGGACATCCAGCAGAGCGGCCAGGCGACAGCAGGCCCGGATTTCGGAACCGGTCCAGTGTCGGTCCTCGGGCAACTGCTGGTTTTCCATGAGGTCATATTGCGCCCGGTAGATGTTCCAGATCGCTTGCTTCTGCGAATCTCCCGGCAGATCCAGAAAAAAGAGTCCGTCAAAGCGTTCGGCCCGGATCAATTCGGGAGGAAGTTTCGAGATATCGTTGGCAGTGCAGACCACAAATACATCTGAAGTATGGTCGTTTAACCAGCTCAAAAGTGTGCCCAGCATGCGTGTGGAGACACCACTGTCGGACTGTCCGGACGAGGATGCCCCGCTCAGACCCTTTTCGACCTCATCGATAAACAGGACGGCCGGCTGCATCGCATCGACGATCCGGAGCGCCCGTCGTGTTCGCTCTTCCGTTTGGCCGACCAGCGCGCCCATCAGGGCCCCCACGTCGAGAGTCAGCGTGGCCCGCCCGGTCTCCCTGCCCAAGGCTTTGGCGAAGGCACTTTTACCGGTACCTGGGACGCCCAGCAGCAGCACGCCCCGCGGACGCACAGCTGATGATTCCTGAGTCCTAGGACGCAGTGCTCGTCTACAAAAAGCCTTGAGGGATTCCAGGCCTCCCAGGTCGCCAAATGATTCCGATCCGCTGTGGAGCGTTAACAGTCCGCTTTTTAGCAGCGTTTGGGCCTTCAACTCCAGGACGACGGAGACGTCGATGCGTCCGTGTCGTACCAGGGAGAGGCTGAAGGCCCCTTCGGCTTCATAGCGAGTCAGTCCACAGGCAGCGTCCAGGACACGCTCCAGTTCCGGTCCTTCCGGTAGCTCACCGGTTTCCATGGCGATACTGCGAGCGATCTCCTCCAACTGGCTCCGGTCGGGAAGATCGTGTTCCAGGCAGACGAACAGTTTTTCCAGTTCCGTGGGAATCTGGACTAGGCTGGACAGGACGATCACGAAGGTCCGGGTCTGCTTTCCCAGGCTAATCTGTTGCGTCAGGGCCTGGATGATTTCCGGGGAATTGATGAATCGGTGGAAATTCTTGAGAACCAGCAGCGTGGGTCGATCTGGATTGGTCTGACTGTTCAGACTGTGGATAGCTGCCAGGGGATCGGGATACGATGAGTCACTCTCCCCAAGGACTTCTGTCCCCTGCAGTCCCCGGTCAATGTCCCAGGAGAGCAGGCCCCAGTCTTCACCGTGGCAAAGCCGGGTGATCTCCAGCAACGCTTCGTCGTGTTCGTGGCTCTGAATCCAGATCCCGGTAAAGCAGGCGCGTACGTTTTCCGCAAGTCGTTCGTTTAATAACATAAGTGTTCCTTATTGGTTTGAGGAAATAGATGTGTGAAGTGGGCTTAAGCGGTCTCAGCCAACTGTGCGATCGTTTCCAGCCAGGAGATGATTTCCCCG contains:
- a CDS encoding AAA family ATPase → MLLNERLAENVRACFTGIWIQSHEHDEALLEITRLCHGEDWGLLSWDIDRGLQGTEVLGESDSSYPDPLAAIHSLNSQTNPDRPTLLVLKNFHRFINSPEIIQALTQQISLGKQTRTFVIVLSSLVQIPTELEKLFVCLEHDLPDRSQLEEIARSIAMETGELPEGPELERVLDAACGLTRYEAEGAFSLSLVRHGRIDVSVVLELKAQTLLKSGLLTLHSGSESFGDLGGLESLKAFCRRALRPRTQESSAVRPRGVLLLGVPGTGKSAFAKALGRETGRATLTLDVGALMGALVGQTEERTRRALRIVDAMQPAVLFIDEVEKGLSGASSSGQSDSGVSTRMLGTLLSWLNDHTSDVFVVCTANDISKLPPELIRAERFDGLFFLDLPGDSQKQAIWNIYRAQYDLMENQQLPEDRHWTGSEIRACCRLAALLDVPLTQAAENVVPVAITAAESVARLRRWASNRCLSAEQPGVFVHGERSGARAQRKLSRDPRRN